The nucleotide window AACCCGCCCCGCGCGACCAACTCCTCGCTCTCCACCCTGGTAATGCCGGTGCTTCTCTTTGAGTGCTTCCTGGCTTTGATCCGGCTTAGGTCCTCGGGTTATGCTTGCTTCTAGGGGACGGAGAACATGGCTCGGTGCTACATTCCGCAACCTGGCTTTTTGGTTAAGAGGGTTTTTAGCCGGCGGACTTGAAAGAGTGCAAAATAGCAAAATGCAGTGTGTCGCGATGTTGAGCTACTATTTCATAAGCTTCAAAATTAATGTTGTGTTCTTCGACAAATACTTCGTAGTTGTACATCTACTATCCGTCAACTTGCTTTAGTACCATTGAGCTCAGAAACCCACTCTCTTGAGGTCATGGAAATTTATGGAGAAAAAGGACAGCATTTTCATGATATGCGCCTACCATGTCAGAAATTTCAAATCTAAATTCGAACTACACATCGAGAAGGAAAAAAAAACAATCCTGCTGTCAGTATTGTCTGACTCTGTGGGCTATTACTCACCTGATTTGGATCAGACATTATTCACAGCAGAATTCGTCCTTTCCGTTTATCAATGTGTAGGCCAAATTTGGGTTTGAATTTTTATGTTATTGCAGGTGCATGCTGTGTTAATGTTGATATTTCGTTATTTTCAGAAATTTTCATGACTGTTAGAGGATTTCTCTCTGCTTGGGAGCACCGGGGGTACTATAATCCCAGGACTAGTCAATACACCCTCCTTATTTCCATTACTGGCATACATTATTGTTTTTACGGACAATGTCATTATGGGATGCCATGTAAGGTGCATCTTGCTTGAGGGAATGAAAGCTATCTTCTTTTTTTTGTATAAAGATAAACATGTATGCTGTTGGATATAATATAACATTACCGAGGGATGATTTTGTGTTTTCAAATGTTTCAAGGAAGAGGTGAATGCTACTGAAAAGGGGAAGAGGCCTCACCCGGTCATGCTCACACGCTTGCTCGCTTTGGCGGCCCATGCTTTGGCAGAGGTAGCAAAGCATTCATAAATGCAACTATGTGTTCATCTCAAGTTCAAAGTTGGTTCGGATGTTCATGAAAACTTTTCTTTTTTAATGTGTACTGTTAATCACCTAGGCAGATAATAGGCCAGAACCCAAAGACCTATGGAAAGAGCCAATAAATGCTACTTTGTGGAAACCTTGCTCTGACCAAAGGGATTGGGAAGCATCAGGCAATATCAGTTCATCAGGTAAACATTACTGTTGCTGTTTTGCACATACCCACACAGTATCAATGATCCCCCCCCCCCTTTTGTTTTATGATTTATCACTCTGTTGTTTTAATTAGCCTCATGTTTGTTAACTACAGAGGGAACCAATGGTTACATCATCATCAGTGCAAATGGTGGAATAAACCAGCAAAGGGTAGCAGTGAGTAGTCCTAACTTGTGTAACATCAGATGCACTCTATTTAGTCCTCAAGGTTTTAGTGTGGAAGAGGTCTGCAGTTGTTACATGCAAATAGACTATGGGAAGAAGACTCTGTTTTCTTCGTTCCTTGATGGATTGGAGGATGGTGGTTTACTTGAGTTCTAACATCATACGAGACTCTGGGTTGTTCATTACCTGAATAATTGTAATCAATATCACACTTTACTTCATTTTAAGGGGTCATAAATTTAATGCATTTCATTTTTAAAGCAAGTTATGACTTATCCAGACTATGTACTATGTTCTGTGTTGAATCCGTATCCTCTTTATAAAAAGGGTTGCCATAAATATGATGTCAAAGCTTGGCCAAGGATGACAAACATCATTAGCATGAATCCCACAAGACTCTCACTTCACAGCAAGTTAGAGCAAGAGGATTGTAAACATTTTATTGTCTTATGTAATTTGAAACATCTTTCAGTTTTGCTGGTCTAATTAGAAGAAAAAATCTTGGAAGGAAACTACAGTTCAAGCTCTAGATTTCTTAACTGCTATTCAAACTTATTTCATTAATTTTAACTGCATTCTGGTTTATCTTCTAACAGATCTGCAATGCCGTTACCATATCCCGGTTGCTCAACGCAACTCTTGTCATTCCAAAGTTCTTGTACAGTAATGTTTGGCTGGACAAAAGGTATATTTCAACATTTCCTTACAAAATAAGTTAATCTTAGTCTTATGTGTTGATAGCTTCTGTCAGTGGTTGAATAATTCTATTATGTTCTAAAGTACAATTAAATTCAATATCTTAGCCAGTTTCGAGATATATATCAGGAGGATTATTTTATCAAATATTTGAAACCTGATATTCGGATTGTGAAGGAGCTTCCTTTGGAGTTGCAATCGTTAGATTTGGAGGCAATTGGTAGCCTTGTAAGTAATCTCTGATTTCCAGAAAGCTCTAGAGGTGGAAAAATGGTTTTGATGCTCATACTGTATTGCCCAACTCTTATTCTTCTGTAGGTTAATGATACAGATGTCATGAAAGAGTCAAAGCCAAGTATATATGTAAAAAAGATACTACCAATTTTACTGAAGAACAGAGTTGTCCACTTTGTAGGATTTGGCAACCGCTTATCTTTTGACCCGATACCTTTTCAACTTCAGGTATTGTCATTTTCTATTGTTTGTTTCCATTTACCTGCAAAGCCATATGCGTGTTAAATACCATGAGTTCTCTTCAAACATTGTTAGTCTAGGTTGCATAAATACTGGTGGTGGGCAGTGTATTTTTTACAAAACGCATACCAGAGCTATGACACGAGTTCCAACCCATAAGAGATACAATGAAGAAGCTATAACTATGTTCGTTTGCCAGGTTTCTTATTTCTCTGTTCCTGATTTAGCCACGTATTAAAATTACATACATGAAACATGGATAAAGCATTAGAATTTCACTGTGTTAGTGAGAAATGATAATTTGAAAGCATGTTCTAACTATATATGTGCTAACTGTTCTACAGAGATTGCGATGCAGATGTAACTTTCATGCTCTTCGTTTTGTACACAAAATACAAGAAACTGGTGCATTACTTGTAGAGAGATTGCAAGGCCACATGCCCCATCTGTCGCCTTTGCAAGATAATCTTTTAGGTCATTTTGCTGGGAAATCCATCCCTAGTGGGAACAGGAACGAGTCGTCCAAATATCTAGCAGTTCATCTCAGATTTGAGATTGATATGGTTGCATACTCAATGTGTTACTTTGGTGGTGGGAAAGATGAGGAAGAGGAATTAGAGATGTATCGTCAAATTCATTTTCCTGCTCTGACAGAAATCAAGAGGACAACAAAGTATGTATGCCATCCTATGCTTTCCATTTCCAGTTACTTTTTGATGCCCTGTTTGGGCATTCATGACAATGAAATGATCTTCTTTGTATGTCTAATGTTGAAAAATGTTCCATCCGAATCAAATGCTGTCCAGTCAAATATATTTTGCCTTTCAGAAAAAATATATGTTTCTGAAAGTCCAACTATTGTTTCAGGTTGCCCTCTGCTGCTTTCTTGCGATCTGAAGGCAAATGCCCCCTTGCACCTGAAGAAGCTGTGCTTATGCTCGCTGCTATTGGTTTCAAGCGCAGGACTAGTATATATATTGCAGGTGCTGAAATTTATGGAGGGAGGCATAGGATGGCTGCCATAAGTCGCCTTTATCCTGCTTTAGTAACTAAAGAAACACTTCTGTCCCCATCGGAGCTTGAACCATTCAGAAACTTCTCATCGCAGGTAATTTTTGATAAGATGTTTTATTTGATTCCGTATATAGGTGGAAAATTATGCAAACAAAGTGTTGTTAGACATGGATGTAAACCATTCATAAGCAAAGACACTTCTTGAAGGCCTTAAGCCTCGGATGGGTATGGACCTTAGATATAGCCTGCAATTTGATTGAAATGTATACAAGTTTGCATGTGCAACACCAGGAATGCTCTAATTGTATGTGCTCCACTCCAAAGGTGGCTCATGTGGGCAGCTTAAGTATTTCTTTTGCCAGTTCCGTACTAAAGGTGACTTATGTGTGAAATTCAAATTCGAACCACTAGAGTGGCACACATGATAAAGAATATTACTAATATCAGAATTTTGAATGAAAGTCTGCACATGCATGATAAAGAAGTGGAACCTTTCGTTTTCGAGGGTCAGCACGAACAACTGTGTTCTAATTGGGAGCTCTGCTCCTTAATTCGAAAAAAAGCACCTTATGCATTCTAATTATACTTGATGAAATAATTTCTTTTTTCTCTTGCCATTTGCAGTTGGCAGCTCTGGACTTTATTGCATGTGCATCAGCTGATGCATTTGCTATGACTGACCCAGGCAGCCAGTTCTCTTCTCTTGTTCAAGGATACCGCATGTACTATGGTGGTGGGGACCTTCCCACATTAAGACCAAACAAGCGTCGCCTAGCCAGCATACTTGTGAAGAATGCCACAATAGAGTGGAAGGAATTTGAAACAAGAGTAAACAAACTCATACAGCAAACTAAGCAAGTCCATGAGAGGCCAATTGCGAGGAGCATATTCAGACATCCGCGTTGTCCAGAGTGTATGTGCAGAACAGATAATTGAGACATTTTGGAAGTTTCTTGAGCTTGTAACTGTATTATGCAGCCAGTGGCCCAGAGCTTGTTTTGGCTCTTTGGCTGATACCTCGACATGAAGCACCACTGGAATCAACTTGGAGATTGGGTGACAAAGTTCTCACTTTAAGCTGAACAACAACCTTGCATTCTAAATATGGTTCCAGCACAGCTGATTGGGATCAAATTCAATTTACTGACTGCTCTGATCAGTTTGACATTGCGTTGGATTTGGATTGTGGTAGATCAGCAACTAATTTTTGCATCTGAGCTACGGTGTTGCTGCTGCCGTATTTTTGATAGGTCAGGCTGGGAACAGCATTGTTACCGTGAGTGTATTATCTGTATATCTGACAGATGGAAAAGCAACTATATTATTTCTGTTCAGAGTTCAGAAGATCTATCATTTGTCAACACAGGCTTCTGGCTTTGTGCGATTGGAGCATGCCATATCAATTGTGGTTTGTCCATCATTTGTTGAGTCAAGTTCTCCAACTCGCTGTACATTTTGTTCTCATTCCTTTTCAGTGGGTAATGTTGTACTATACGAGCTGTACATATTGTAAGTTCATACCAAAGGGCAAAGTTAGCAATGCTGCCATTTTGTGTATCTATACATTGTGTATCATCAAAGTGCAGACTTGCAGTGTCGTGCTGCTGCTATGAGGACGATCTCCATTCTCTTTTCGAATTTCCTCATGATTTTGGCAGAAATACTATTGAAATTTCTTACTAGCTCCTGTTCTTCTGCTTCCAACTTGTACAAGTAGTACCTCTGCAGCTCCCTCTTGGTATGTCATATGGCTGTCTGAATCCTTGATGGCTGGGGCCTATCAATTGAACAGTTGCTTGAGATTACTGAAGTTTCAGTCACTTTGTTGTTAGCTTTGTGATTTGCATCTAATGAAGGTAGATTTTATGGAAAGTGGATGTTTACCTTTTTAAAGGAAGGTTGGCTGTTTACTTGACTGGTCAAAGTACTTTCTTAATGGACCAGCTCATAATATGTGCTACTATAAATCTATCAGCAACCCAGATGGGTTGACTAGGATGGCCTAAAAATGATCAGATCAAAATATAAGAAAGAAGGATTAAAAATGTTGGCACAAAACCCTGACAGAAGTTTAAAATTTAAAATCAACAGACATAAATTATCACAATTTAAATAGAACAACATGTTCTATATACATGGCATGAATCATGCCCTTTTCTGAAACGTGCAAGCACAAGTGAAATATGGTGCGACTTTGGGTTAGAAAGTCAACTTAGATTGCAATAACTTCTGCTGCCTAGGAATTAGCAAAAGTGTAATACTTCTTCTTTTCGAACCGTGCAAGAGAGCTATTACATGTAATCAAATAGATTTAATAAGATGACCGCATGCATCCTTCTTATTGAAGTATAATGTCCGGCCCTCAGATCTGGTTAGGTGCATAAACTTACAACCAAAAGGTTCAGGGTTTAAAACCCAATAAATACAATAAATAATTGCGGCCCGCCCTGCTTCCGCTACCCACGTCATAAGCTCCAAAGGAGCATAGCCGTAAGGGTCCCAGAGTCTTTTTCCAGATCCTTTAATCCGGGTTTTCTTCTCTCTTGCCGGTCATTTTGATCGGCgtctatttttttggttttctgaTCTATGATCGATTTACATCGCCCACCGTCATTCGTCATCTTCAACACGCGTATACTTCATCGTCTTCGGTTGGATCCGTCGTCGCACGGACTTAACGCACAGCCGTGGCAGCTGCTCGCGTTGTCCCGCGTCCCACGCTACATGTACTCTGGCTACCTCCTCGAGCGTTGGGCGTTGGCCGATTCTCCGCGTGGCCCCGCGTCCTTGCATGTGCTACATCGGCTTAAGCCTTGATCGCCCGTGCATCCCGCGTGGCAACGTGTGCCTAGCCTGGCCGAGGCCGGTTGCATGTAGGTGCTTGTGTTGGCACCCGAGATTGCACCTAAGGGCTGCGCATCTGCACCCGCTCCTGCCAAGTCCGGCCCCTAGCGGATTGATCATCTGAGTGCTCGTGATTTATTTTCACGGACGTCGTTAAGTACAACGCGTCTCTTCGTTGATCGAGCAACGGGTTGTACCTGCGTTGTTTCTTTGGACCGCAGCGCCGTCGTCCCGTGGTTTTCCTCGTGGCTGCACTGATCTGCGTCACAGCTGCGTCGTTTCTTCGGGTCGTAGTGTCGCGGCATGTGATCCCCGCCGTCGCCCTGAGGCCATTCCCGTGATTGCACCACCTCGCGCgctgccgctgcgtcgccccttcgggccgtagtgCCGCGGCCCGCGGTCAACCGCCGCACCGGGGCCGTCCGCTCCAGGCCGTCCCCGAGACTGCACCGCCCCTCGCgctgccgctgcgtcgccccgtCGGGCCGTAGCGAACGTGGCACGCGATCCCTGCAACCGTCCTGAGGCCTTCTTCGCTGTCGCCCCGACCTGCCCGCCGCCGgtgcgtcgccccttcgggccgtaaCGCTACGACCCGCGGTCCACCGGTTCACGTGTGTTGACTTCCACGTGATATGCGCCGCGCCACCTCCCTTGGCGCGGGAACGTCACCGCCCGCACCGGTCTTCGTCACGCTGTCGGGTTCATTATCGTCTACTTCGAGCACCGCCGCCACGCTCCTTCTCTAGCCGCCGCTGCCTCCTCCTTAGGCCGCCGCCACCACTGCTCTTCTTCCGCGGCTCCACGACGACTACCTTGACACCGGCGACCCCGACTCGACACCGACCATGGCATTCTTCGCATGGCTACCTCGACTACAGCTACACCACCTACGCTCTCGGCTACATCGACAACcggcacaaagggctaccgccttgcttgagcaacctcgtcgGTTGCCACTCCAGCCACGACTCCGCAATGCATCGCCCCTTACGACtgtgggggaggggggggggtgtCCGTCGGCTTCCCTTCGGATTATTCTCCAGCCTCACCGCCTGCGTTGCTACCGTTGTGACCGCGGGAGGATGTTGAGGATTGTGTTTAGTTTGGAAATATGAGATAGACTAGGATATGTCCCAgcttgtcttgtactccaagttGTCCAAGTTGaccatgtactcctatatatatgcccatgaGACTCAAGCAACACAACAACGACTATTccaccaatccctctctccttTCTAACACTTTCTTCTTTCTTCCCTCCAACTTCCTGCCACTCCTTCCCCTTCCATTTCGTTTTCATGTTCGAGCTTGTTCGTATTATCACCTTCCCAAGAAGATTGGAGGAGATCAAAAGTGATTTTGACCTGCAACAGATTTATATTAGTCCCCCTCAATCATCTTCAATCCCCATCAAAC belongs to Triticum urartu cultivar G1812 chromosome 7, Tu2.1, whole genome shotgun sequence and includes:
- the LOC125520295 gene encoding O-fucosyltransferase 15-like isoform X1 — translated: MPEAASPPPLLPPPASASSPAASVLRARRRRRAWRRPRGLLCWGALVAFFFLMNWWMFSHLQDPATRPRFRLRRNPPRATNSSLSTLEEVNATEKGKRPHPVMLTRLLALAAHALAEADNRPEPKDLWKEPINATLWKPCSDQRDWEASGNISSSEGTNGYIIISANGGINQQRVAICNAVTISRLLNATLVIPKFLYSNVWLDKSQFRDIYQEDYFIKYLKPDIRIVKELPLELQSLDLEAIGSLVNDTDVMKESKPSIYVKKILPILLKNRVVHFVGFGNRLSFDPIPFQLQRLRCRCNFHALRFVHKIQETGALLVERLQGHMPHLSPLQDNLLGHFAGKSIPSGNRNESSKYLAVHLRFEIDMVAYSMCYFGGGKDEEEELEMYRQIHFPALTEIKRTTKLPSAAFLRSEGKCPLAPEEAVLMLAAIGFKRRTSIYIAGAEIYGGRHRMAAISRLYPALVTKETLLSPSELEPFRNFSSQLAALDFIACASADAFAMTDPGSQFSSLVQGYRMYYGGGDLPTLRPNKRRLASILVKNATIEWKEFETRVNKLIQQTKQVHERPIARSIFRHPRCPECMCRTDN
- the LOC125520295 gene encoding O-fucosyltransferase 15-like isoform X2, which gives rise to MLTRLLALAAHALAEADNRPEPKDLWKEPINATLWKPCSDQRDWEASGNISSSEGTNGYIIISANGGINQQRVAICNAVTISRLLNATLVIPKFLYSNVWLDKSQFRDIYQEDYFIKYLKPDIRIVKELPLELQSLDLEAIGSLVNDTDVMKESKPSIYVKKILPILLKNRVVHFVGFGNRLSFDPIPFQLQRLRCRCNFHALRFVHKIQETGALLVERLQGHMPHLSPLQDNLLGHFAGKSIPSGNRNESSKYLAVHLRFEIDMVAYSMCYFGGGKDEEEELEMYRQIHFPALTEIKRTTKLPSAAFLRSEGKCPLAPEEAVLMLAAIGFKRRTSIYIAGAEIYGGRHRMAAISRLYPALVTKETLLSPSELEPFRNFSSQLAALDFIACASADAFAMTDPGSQFSSLVQGYRMYYGGGDLPTLRPNKRRLASILVKNATIEWKEFETRVNKLIQQTKQVHERPIARSIFRHPRCPECMCRTDN